The Arvicola amphibius chromosome 11, mArvAmp1.2, whole genome shotgun sequence genome has a segment encoding these proteins:
- the Rps3a gene encoding 40S ribosomal protein S3a, with protein sequence MAVGKNKRLTKGGKKGAKKKVVDPFSKKDWYDVKAPAMFNIRNIGKTLVTRTQGTKIASDGLKGRVFEVSLADLQNDEVAFRKFKLITEDVQGKNCLTNFHGMDLTRDKMCSMVKKWQTMIEAHVDVKTTDGYLLRLFCVGFTKKRNNQIRKTSYAQHQQVRQIRKKMMEIMTREVQTNDLKEVVNKLIPDSIGKDIEKACQSIYPLHDVFVRKVKMLKKPKFELGKLMELHGEGGSSGKTTGDETGAKVERADGYEPPVQESV encoded by the exons ATGGCGGTCGGCAAGAACAAGCGGCTGACGAAAGGCGGCAAGAAGGGAGCCAAGAAGAAAGT GGTTGATCCATTTTCGAAGAAAGACTGGTATGATGTGAAAGCCCCGGCCATGTTCAATATTAGAAACATTGGAAAGACACTAGTAACGAGGACTCAAGGAACCA AAATTGCATCCGATGGCCTCAAGGGTCGTGTGTTTGAAGTGAGccttgctgatctccaaaacGATGAAgttgcatttagaaaattcaagctAATCACTGAGGATGTTCAGGGCAAAAACTGTCTGACTAACTTCCACGGCATGGATCTTACCCGGGACAAAATGTGTTCCATGGTCAAAAAGTGGCAG ACCATGATTGAAGCTCACGTTGACGTCAAGACAACCGATGGTTATTTGCTCCGCCTCTTCTGTGTTGGTTTCACTAAAAAACGCAACAATCAGATCCGCAAGACCTCGTATGCACAGCACCAGCAGGTCCGCCAGATCCGGAAGAAGATGATGGAGATCATGACCCGAGAGGTGCAGACCAACGACTTGAAGGAAGTGGTTAATAAATT gatTCCAGACAGCATCGGGAAAGACATAGAAAAGGCTTGCCAGTCCATTTATCCTCTTCATGATGTCTTtgttagaaaagtaaaaatgctgAAGAAACCCAAGTTTGAAT tggGAAAACTCATGGAGCTCCATGGTGAAGGCGGTAGTTCTGGAAAAACTACCGGTGATGAGACCGGTGCTAAGGTTGAGCGAGCTGATGGATATGAACCACCAGTCCAAGAGTCTGTGTGA